The following proteins come from a genomic window of Proteinivorax hydrogeniformans:
- a CDS encoding NADH-dependent [FeFe] hydrogenase, group A6: MEKVQLTIDGIKVEAKQGESVLSAAKRADIHIPTLCYLKETNEIGACRLCIVDIEGQRNLQPACVFPVSDGMNVKTSTNQLRKARKNILKLLLSNHDRECLSCFRNKSCELQDLAEEFNIDKVPFESNRESHTYDDNSPSVVRDTSKCVLCGRCISVCRDVQKTDVLDFTNRGIDTQVTPAFNASLTETNCISCGQCIMACPVGALKEKEDMQKVWDAIEDDDIHVVVQTAPAIRTALGEEFGLPIGTRVTGKMVTALRRMGFSKVFDTNFAADLTIMEEGYELLNRLESGENLPLITSCSPGWINYCEIMAPKFIDNLSSCKSPHQMFGAIVKTYYAEKNNIDPNKIFVASVMPCTAKKSEAAREENQVNGLRDVDAVITTRELAKMIKQSGIDFNKLSDGEFDNPLGEYSGAAAIFGATGGVMEAALRTVADVIEEKDMDPVEYKEVRGIKGVKEATVNLGGKEINIAVAHGTKMAQELLDKIDAGEKQYHFVEVMGCSGGCVTGGGQPHVPSKITDIDVRVERAKVLYKEDTIQKVRKSHENPFIQKLYKEFLEAPNSEKAHKLLHTHFAPRSKG; encoded by the coding sequence ATGGAAAAAGTACAATTAACCATTGATGGCATCAAGGTGGAGGCTAAACAAGGGGAATCAGTGCTATCAGCAGCAAAAAGAGCTGATATCCACATACCGACATTGTGTTATCTAAAAGAAACAAATGAGATAGGGGCTTGTAGGCTTTGTATTGTTGATATAGAAGGGCAGCGAAACTTACAACCTGCATGTGTTTTCCCAGTATCTGATGGTATGAATGTAAAAACAAGCACTAACCAGTTAAGGAAGGCTAGGAAAAACATTCTAAAACTGTTGCTATCAAACCATGATCGAGAATGCTTGAGCTGCTTTAGAAATAAGTCTTGTGAGCTTCAAGATTTAGCAGAGGAGTTTAATATCGATAAAGTTCCTTTTGAAAGTAATCGAGAAAGCCACACTTACGATGATAACTCACCTTCAGTTGTAAGAGATACCAGTAAATGTGTTCTTTGCGGCAGGTGTATATCTGTTTGTAGAGACGTTCAAAAGACCGATGTTTTAGATTTCACCAACAGAGGGATAGACACTCAAGTAACTCCAGCTTTTAATGCTAGTCTGACAGAAACAAACTGTATCAGCTGTGGGCAATGTATTATGGCTTGCCCGGTAGGAGCTTTAAAGGAAAAAGAGGATATGCAAAAAGTTTGGGATGCCATAGAAGACGATGATATCCACGTGGTTGTGCAAACAGCGCCCGCTATAAGAACTGCTCTTGGCGAAGAGTTTGGTTTGCCGATCGGAACCAGGGTAACTGGGAAAATGGTAACTGCTCTAAGGAGAATGGGCTTTTCTAAGGTTTTCGACACAAACTTTGCAGCAGACCTCACTATCATGGAAGAAGGTTATGAGTTATTAAATCGCTTAGAATCGGGAGAAAACCTTCCACTTATAACTTCTTGCTCTCCAGGGTGGATCAACTACTGTGAGATTATGGCTCCTAAATTTATCGATAATCTATCTAGTTGTAAATCACCTCACCAAATGTTTGGAGCTATAGTAAAGACTTACTATGCTGAAAAAAATAACATCGATCCAAACAAAATCTTTGTGGCATCAGTTATGCCTTGTACAGCTAAAAAGAGTGAGGCCGCAAGAGAGGAAAACCAGGTAAATGGTTTAAGAGATGTGGACGCTGTTATTACGACAAGAGAGTTAGCTAAGATGATTAAACAGTCAGGTATAGACTTTAACAAGCTTAGCGACGGTGAGTTTGATAACCCACTAGGAGAATACAGCGGTGCTGCAGCTATCTTTGGAGCAACTGGTGGAGTTATGGAAGCAGCTCTAAGAACAGTTGCTGATGTTATCGAAGAAAAAGATATGGACCCTGTTGAATATAAAGAAGTTAGAGGAATAAAAGGTGTAAAAGAAGCGACTGTTAATCTAGGCGGTAAAGAAATTAACATAGCTGTTGCCCATGGCACTAAAATGGCCCAAGAGCTTTTAGACAAAATTGATGCCGGGGAAAAACAGTATCATTTTGTTGAAGTTATGGGTTGTAGCGGCGGATGTGTAACAGGTGGTGGACAGCCTCACGTTCCGTCAAAAATTACAGACATTGACGTGCGAGTGGAAAGAGCAAAAGTGCTTTATAAAGAAGATACCATTCAGAAAGTAAGAAAATCCCATGAAAACCCATTTATCCAAAAACTATACAAGGAGTTTTTAGAAGCTCCAAACAGCGAAAAAGCTCATAAGCTACTTCATACTCATTTTGCTCCTAGATCAAAAGGTTAA
- a CDS encoding ECF transporter S component — MQKQQAKKQFTIKYLSRTALLLALALVFQIGFSQFAQPVVGPLVNMTLFLATITVGTMYAIIVGSLTPLIAFMIGIMPLFPVVFFIMIGNIILVTLFSLVQKFSKTNKDIIKQSIGVICGAVGKFVFLAISVRYFVTLFIEQVPPHLVEMLTLPQLYTALIGGALALFIAKRIQPYLNKIK, encoded by the coding sequence ATGCAAAAACAACAGGCTAAAAAGCAGTTCACCATAAAGTATTTGTCTAGAACAGCTTTGCTTTTAGCGCTTGCGCTAGTTTTTCAAATCGGTTTTAGTCAGTTTGCCCAACCCGTTGTAGGTCCTTTAGTAAATATGACTTTATTCTTAGCGACTATTACGGTAGGGACTATGTATGCAATCATAGTGGGAAGCCTTACGCCTCTGATTGCGTTCATGATAGGGATAATGCCGTTATTTCCTGTAGTATTTTTTATAATGATCGGAAATATAATTTTAGTAACTTTGTTCAGTCTTGTTCAAAAGTTTTCTAAAACCAATAAAGACATAATCAAACAATCAATAGGGGTTATCTGTGGGGCTGTAGGAAAATTTGTTTTCCTAGCCATATCGGTAAGATATTTTGTTACGCTATTTATAGAACAAGTTCCACCTCATTTGGTGGAAATGCTTACTTTGCCACAGCTATATACAGCACTAATCGGCGGAGCTTTGGCACTATTTATAGCAAAAAGAATCCAACCCTATTTAAACAAAATAAAATAA
- a CDS encoding CGGC domain-containing protein translates to MKVGLIRCQQTEDMCPATTCFKVMNSKKAAFEKVAEDIKLVGVNTCGGCPGKKAVTRAKEMVKRGADTIVFASCINKGTPIGFKCPHGEQMITATAKKLGEEIKILDYSH, encoded by the coding sequence ATGAAAGTTGGTCTAATTAGATGCCAGCAAACAGAGGATATGTGTCCAGCTACTACATGTTTTAAGGTTATGAACTCCAAAAAGGCAGCTTTTGAAAAAGTAGCAGAGGATATAAAGTTAGTAGGAGTTAACACCTGCGGTGGCTGCCCAGGTAAAAAGGCAGTAACAAGGGCAAAGGAGATGGTAAAAAGAGGAGCAGACACCATAGTTTTTGCCTCATGTATAAATAAAGGAACTCCTATAGGTTTTAAATGTCCCCACGGGGAGCAAATGATAACAGCGACAGCTAAAAAGCTAGGAGAAGAAATAAAGATTTTAGACTATAGCCATTAA
- a CDS encoding glucosaminidase domain-containing protein, with the protein MESIKRTFFMGVMIVLILSIANVQFFNLIYAQEVTNYEGTTKAFEKTASLESQLQRLLDESSQYIKYLDQVYEDQYDKDLKLVYNHITYSDRLVARNDNFLKNSTKAVSANHGAANLNLTNRSAITAYEIDNFILKGTPLEGLGSAFIQAEIEHGVNAFFLLALAVHESGWGRSDIARDKNNLFGYGAYDKNPYKYARAFSTKEEGIDTVARHLARNYLTPGARYYSGGFTLKHVNNRYASDPHWHLKIARSMDRFNQDIINRQNTSYHETLYKQGE; encoded by the coding sequence ATGGAAAGTATCAAGCGAACTTTCTTTATGGGAGTTATGATAGTCTTGATATTGTCTATAGCTAACGTACAATTTTTCAATCTTATTTATGCACAGGAAGTTACAAACTATGAAGGCACAACAAAAGCATTTGAAAAAACAGCAAGCTTAGAAAGTCAACTGCAAAGACTCCTAGACGAGTCCAGTCAATATATTAAATACCTAGACCAAGTATATGAGGACCAATACGATAAAGACTTAAAATTAGTGTACAACCACATAACATATTCAGATAGGCTTGTTGCCCGAAATGACAACTTTCTAAAAAATAGCACAAAAGCTGTATCTGCTAATCATGGGGCGGCAAATCTAAACCTAACAAATCGTTCCGCTATAACAGCATATGAAATTGACAACTTCATTCTAAAGGGAACTCCACTTGAAGGTTTGGGATCAGCATTTATCCAAGCTGAAATTGAGCATGGAGTAAATGCATTCTTCCTATTGGCGCTAGCAGTTCACGAAAGCGGATGGGGTAGATCTGATATAGCTAGAGACAAGAACAACTTATTTGGTTATGGAGCATATGATAAAAACCCGTACAAATACGCAAGAGCCTTCTCAACCAAAGAAGAAGGCATTGACACAGTAGCTCGCCACCTAGCTAGAAACTATCTAACGCCAGGGGCTCGTTATTACTCAGGTGGATTTACCCTAAAACATGTAAATAATAGATATGCTAGCGACCCACACTGGCACTTAAAAATTGCCAGGTCTATGGATCGCTTCAATCAGGATATAATCAACAGGCAAAATACTAGCTACCATGAAACACTTTATAAGCAGGGAGAGTAG
- a CDS encoding AraC family transcriptional regulator gives MNTVLIVEDEILEQEFLKSIVEKELLPDDTVLTCESGLKAVELAKQYKPNIIIMDLMISEVDGLTAIEGIRNFLPNASIMILSAYSDFSYAQKAINLKVSEYLLKPVKPDTFKEVFRKVIQAAPQQNAIVESSTTSENKKKFIEESLDYIDEHFKEKLTLEMVASHVFMSPKYFSQVFKKEMEVTFTEYIIQVRVKYACKLLETTNYPIYRISSECGFSDPSYFNRVFCAQKDMTPNAYRSHVRTS, from the coding sequence ATGAACACCGTACTGATTGTTGAAGACGAAATACTTGAGCAAGAGTTTTTAAAATCCATTGTTGAAAAAGAACTTCTGCCAGATGATACTGTGCTTACTTGCGAAAGCGGACTTAAGGCGGTAGAGCTTGCTAAGCAGTATAAGCCTAATATTATAATTATGGATTTGATGATTTCGGAAGTTGATGGTTTGACCGCTATAGAAGGTATCAGAAACTTTTTGCCTAATGCTAGTATTATGATTTTGTCCGCTTACTCGGATTTTTCATATGCTCAAAAAGCTATAAACCTTAAAGTTAGTGAATATCTTTTAAAACCTGTAAAGCCTGATACTTTTAAAGAGGTGTTTCGTAAGGTAATTCAGGCAGCTCCGCAACAAAATGCTATAGTGGAAAGTAGCACAACAAGCGAAAACAAAAAGAAATTTATCGAGGAATCGCTAGACTATATTGATGAGCATTTTAAAGAAAAACTGACCTTAGAGATGGTAGCTTCGCATGTATTTATGAGCCCTAAATATTTCAGCCAAGTTTTTAAAAAGGAAATGGAAGTAACCTTTACTGAATACATTATACAGGTTAGAGTAAAGTATGCTTGCAAACTACTAGAAACAACTAATTATCCTATTTATCGAATATCCTCTGAGTGTGGTTTTTCTGATCCATCTTATTTCAACAGGGTTTTTTGCGCTCAAAAAGATATGACTCCCAACGCTTATAGAAGTCACGTGCGAACTAGCTAG
- a CDS encoding histidine kinase: MSEVENPLRKLISSKLYTRYSGILSLSDISLFLVDPSGELLHELIPPPDFCSHVCFEKKGQTCPDYKNQLGADCEGSFVCSYGLQNILIPIKVKEKTLGYVAGMQVYQQGSEYKKHTIDVQSLKDSKNLDLEFIAKSIASLKVLEPNKLKIHEQLCRHIANNISLDLAESVNEVNPQVERLSIEKEILEKKIIDLEAKNMSLVINPHFLFNTLNCIARIAYFENSHTTEELIYCLSDLLRYNLKQDDQLHTIGSEIDNIEKYLYIQKMRFKNRLEYNIELPENIRTYRIPNMVIQPIVENAIIHGISKSRDGGKISIYAKNNKNGVAIFVADNGNGFPKDVLEQIQQKNYPKGLGFQSTNKRLKQYYGECYGLEIEKSDYSGTTIVIQISPQPLRGASDEHRTDC; encoded by the coding sequence ATGAGTGAAGTTGAAAATCCCCTTAGGAAGCTAATCTCTTCAAAACTATATACTCGTTACAGTGGTATTTTATCCTTATCAGATATTTCCTTGTTTTTAGTTGACCCCAGCGGGGAGCTTTTGCATGAGCTTATTCCTCCCCCCGACTTTTGTAGCCATGTCTGTTTTGAAAAAAAGGGACAGACTTGTCCTGATTACAAAAATCAGCTAGGTGCTGATTGTGAGGGAAGTTTTGTTTGTAGTTATGGACTTCAAAATATTCTTATACCAATCAAAGTGAAGGAAAAAACTTTAGGGTATGTAGCTGGCATGCAAGTATATCAACAAGGGTCAGAGTATAAAAAGCATACTATCGATGTCCAGTCTTTAAAAGATAGCAAAAACTTGGATTTAGAGTTTATAGCTAAGTCTATCGCTTCGTTAAAAGTGCTAGAACCCAATAAATTAAAAATCCATGAGCAGTTATGTAGGCATATTGCTAATAATATTTCTTTGGATTTGGCGGAAAGTGTCAACGAGGTTAACCCTCAAGTTGAAAGGCTTTCAATCGAAAAAGAGATATTAGAAAAAAAGATAATAGATTTAGAAGCTAAAAATATGTCTTTGGTTATTAATCCTCATTTTTTGTTTAACACTTTAAATTGTATAGCGCGTATCGCATATTTTGAAAACTCCCATACAACTGAGGAGCTTATTTATTGTCTTTCTGATTTGCTTAGGTATAATTTAAAACAGGATGATCAGTTACACACCATAGGTTCTGAAATTGATAACATTGAAAAATATCTATATATTCAAAAGATGCGTTTTAAAAATCGATTAGAGTATAATATCGAACTCCCGGAGAACATAAGAACCTATAGGATCCCTAATATGGTGATTCAACCCATTGTTGAAAATGCCATTATCCACGGAATTAGTAAAAGTCGCGATGGCGGAAAAATTAGTATATACGCTAAGAATAATAAAAACGGGGTAGCTATCTTTGTTGCAGATAATGGCAATGGATTCCCCAAAGACGTGTTAGAGCAAATACAACAGAAAAATTACCCAAAAGGTCTAGGTTTTCAAAGTACTAACAAGCGTTTAAAACAATATTATGGAGAATGTTATGGGTTGGAGATCGAAAAGTCCGATTATAGCGGTACTACTATAGTTATTCAAATCTCGCCCCAACCATTGAGAGGTGCTAGCGATGAACACCGTACTGATTGTTGA
- a CDS encoding 1-propanol dehydrogenase PduQ, whose product MIIETNKFILKSKVYFNTESLQLLKELKGSKAFIVADSIMDKLGYLQKTIDYLSEANISSKVFTGVRPDPDVGVVTEGLKLYNESDADIIVALGGGSAIDTAKGILYFAEKVEKVQGANTDRPQFIAIPSTSGTGSEVTDFSVITSEGEKICVIDEKLAPDIAILDSTCIQHVPKHVAVDTGIDVLVHAIEAYVSPESTDFTDALAEKSIKLIFENLEAVYIDTKNEKARDHVLNASCMAGMAFTNTGLGITHSLAHAFGGTFHISHGRSNALMLNAVMEYNANLSGSANDYATEKYAELAKILQLPARTKREGAVNFIDAVRKLKKRLGIEDNIKALGIEESDFKNALEQMAKSAMQDRCTPTNPKKPSKEDLVKILEKCFGHTSRF is encoded by the coding sequence ATTATCATAGAAACAAATAAATTTATTTTAAAATCAAAGGTATATTTCAACACTGAATCTTTACAGCTTCTAAAGGAGCTAAAAGGGTCTAAAGCATTTATTGTGGCAGATTCAATTATGGACAAGCTAGGTTATTTGCAAAAAACTATAGATTACCTAAGCGAAGCTAATATTAGCTCAAAAGTTTTTACCGGGGTGCGTCCAGACCCTGACGTCGGAGTCGTCACCGAAGGTTTAAAACTTTATAATGAGAGCGATGCCGATATAATCGTAGCGCTAGGTGGTGGGTCCGCCATAGATACTGCTAAAGGTATATTATATTTTGCTGAGAAAGTAGAGAAAGTCCAAGGAGCTAATACTGACAGACCGCAGTTTATAGCTATTCCATCTACAAGCGGAACTGGTTCAGAGGTTACTGACTTTTCCGTTATCACATCTGAGGGCGAGAAAATTTGTGTCATTGATGAAAAGCTTGCACCGGATATAGCTATCTTAGATTCTACTTGCATACAACATGTGCCTAAACATGTAGCCGTGGATACTGGAATTGATGTTTTAGTTCATGCAATAGAGGCCTATGTTTCACCAGAGTCAACAGACTTTACCGATGCTCTCGCTGAAAAATCTATTAAGTTGATTTTTGAAAACCTCGAGGCAGTATATATCGATACAAAAAATGAAAAAGCACGAGATCATGTGCTAAATGCTTCATGTATGGCGGGTATGGCTTTTACGAATACAGGCCTTGGTATTACACACAGTCTTGCCCATGCTTTTGGAGGCACTTTTCACATCTCTCACGGACGGTCTAACGCTCTTATGCTTAATGCGGTAATGGAGTATAACGCTAACTTAAGTGGTAGCGCTAATGATTACGCTACTGAAAAATATGCAGAGCTTGCAAAGATTTTACAGCTCCCTGCTAGGACAAAGCGCGAAGGGGCAGTTAACTTCATAGATGCAGTCCGCAAGCTAAAGAAAAGATTAGGTATCGAAGACAATATTAAGGCGCTTGGAATTGAGGAGTCTGATTTTAAAAATGCTTTAGAGCAGATGGCAAAATCAGCGATGCAGGATAGATGTACTCCCACTAATCCTAAAAAGCCAAGCAAAGAAGATCTTGTTAAAATTTTAGAAAAATGTTTTGGACACACTTCTAGGTTTTAG
- a CDS encoding phosphotransferase → MEGIIQDKLRRLFNDDSIVFDKSRFIGGMTNYNYVMDIKGTEYVIRKPGGMTDKMIDRKIEKVNNSIASEVGINSQCIYFDDDTGIKISIYLKNSKNIAVANPNSPKSIASVSETMKKMHQSPKKFPNKFDVKSELHKYEQIVEQINGALFFDYHILKEKLFAFMDENIKNTISVPCHNDTVPENFVIAQKGQTYLIDWEYAGMNDPSWDVASYIIESKLSQQSIEQLVSDYYGGLFNEEEELKIKCYMLAQDLLWTVWALIRHYHGDDFLDYCNNRYERFRKNIDLLTSSTNYPIEEMVHV, encoded by the coding sequence ATGGAAGGAATTATACAAGATAAGCTGCGACGCCTTTTCAATGATGATAGCATCGTTTTTGATAAATCAAGATTTATAGGTGGAATGACTAACTATAACTACGTAATGGATATTAAAGGCACAGAATATGTAATCCGTAAACCTGGGGGCATGACAGATAAAATGATCGACCGAAAAATAGAGAAGGTCAATAATAGCATAGCCTCAGAAGTAGGAATCAACTCCCAGTGCATTTACTTTGACGATGACACAGGAATTAAAATTAGCATCTATCTAAAAAACAGTAAAAATATTGCTGTTGCAAACCCAAACTCTCCAAAAAGCATAGCCTCGGTTTCGGAGACGATGAAAAAAATGCATCAAAGCCCCAAAAAGTTTCCTAATAAATTCGATGTCAAATCTGAACTACATAAATATGAGCAGATAGTTGAACAAATTAACGGAGCGCTTTTTTTCGATTATCACATTCTAAAAGAAAAACTATTTGCATTTATGGATGAGAATATAAAAAATACTATTTCTGTTCCCTGCCATAATGATACAGTGCCGGAAAACTTTGTAATAGCCCAAAAAGGACAAACATATCTGATTGATTGGGAATACGCAGGAATGAATGACCCAAGCTGGGACGTAGCCTCATATATAATAGAATCTAAGCTCTCCCAACAGTCAATAGAACAACTTGTTTCAGATTACTATGGCGGTCTTTTTAATGAAGAGGAAGAGCTAAAAATCAAATGCTATATGTTAGCTCAAGATTTGCTATGGACTGTATGGGCGCTGATAAGGCACTATCACGGCGATGACTTTCTTGATTACTGTAATAATAGGTACGAGCGTTTTAGAAAAAATATAGACCTGTTAACTTCTTCAACTAACTATCCCATCGAAGAGATGGTACATGTATAG
- a CDS encoding BMC domain-containing protein, whose amino-acid sequence MRYRGEEALGLIETIGMVPALEAADKMLKAANVELVAYENIGSTLVTIMIKGDIAAVKASVEAGAEAAAAIGKLTAQHTMPRPIKEVGEIVSIYDVDKY is encoded by the coding sequence ATGAGATATCGTGGAGAAGAAGCATTAGGTCTTATCGAAACAATCGGAATGGTCCCTGCGCTAGAAGCAGCAGACAAGATGTTAAAAGCAGCTAACGTGGAGCTAGTAGCATATGAAAATATAGGCTCAACCCTAGTGACTATAATGATAAAAGGCGATATAGCTGCAGTAAAGGCCTCTGTAGAAGCTGGAGCTGAAGCAGCGGCTGCTATCGGAAAACTGACAGCACAACACACCATGCCACGCCCCATTAAGGAAGTTGGCGAAATAGTTTCGATATATGATGTCGATAAATATTAA
- a CDS encoding BMC domain-containing protein, which produces MSRYNALGLIETFGIVFVLEAADAMCKSSDVELVGFENVASGYISVLVQGDVGACKAAVEAGVKAVENMGSEVYSSVVIASPHHDLEKITARYSLENLNP; this is translated from the coding sequence ATGAGCAGATATAATGCTTTAGGTTTGATAGAAACATTCGGTATAGTTTTTGTTTTAGAGGCAGCCGATGCAATGTGCAAATCTTCGGACGTTGAGCTTGTTGGCTTTGAGAATGTCGCTTCTGGTTACATTTCTGTGCTAGTTCAAGGTGATGTTGGAGCTTGTAAAGCTGCTGTAGAAGCAGGCGTAAAAGCTGTTGAAAACATGGGTTCAGAAGTTTATAGCTCCGTTGTTATTGCCAGCCCTCATCATGACCTCGAAAAAATTACGGCACGCTATTCCTTAGAAAATCTTAATCCTTAA
- the cutC gene encoding choline trimethylamine-lyase → MDIREFSTKFAEATKHMSEEERNALMKVFEGISKDISHKETTNNMQPQTQTEQQGIPDGMTERLKKLKENYFKWKPSISIHRARAITEIAKENPGMPKILLRAKSFRHSCETAPLVIQDDELIVGAPCGAPRAGAFSPDIAWRWLENELDTVSTRPQDPFYLSEEDKKELQEDIFPFWKGQSVDEYCEDQYREAGLWELSGESFVSDCSYHQLNGGGDSNPGYDVILMKKGMIDIQNEAKAKLEELEYENPEDIEKIYFYKSIIDTTEGVMAYARRMSDYAAELAAKETNPKRKAELQKISEINRKVPAHKPETFWEAVQAVWTIESLLVVEENQTGMSIGRVDQYMYPFFKADIENGRMTECEAFELAGCMLIKMSEMMWLTSQEASEFFAGYQPFVNMCVGGVTREGLDATNDLTYLLMDAVRHVKIYQPTLATRIHSQSPKKYLKKIVDVVRSGMGFPACHFDDVHIKMMLAKGVSIEDARDYCLMGCVEPQKSGRLYQWTSTAYTQWPIAIELAMNNGVPQWYGKKVTPDFGDVDQYKTYEEFDNAVKEQIKYITKLTSVATVISQRVHRDLAPKPLMSIMYEGCMENGKDVSSGGAMYNFGPGVVWSGLATYVDSMAAIKKLVFDEKKYTLKQLNEALKADFAGCEQLRNDCLKAPKYGNDEDYADLIAADLVNFTETEHRKFRTLYSVLCHGTLSISNNTPFGQLTGATANGRKAWAPLSDGISPSQGADFKGPTAIIKSVSKMACDSMNLGMVHNFKLMSGLLDTPEGEQGIITLLRTANMLGVGEMQFNYLDNETLIAAQKNPEQYRDLIVRVAGYSAFFVELCKDVQDEIISRTVLDKF, encoded by the coding sequence TTGGATATTCGTGAATTTTCAACGAAGTTTGCAGAAGCAACAAAACACATGTCCGAAGAAGAACGCAACGCACTAATGAAAGTTTTTGAAGGCATTTCAAAGGACATTTCTCATAAAGAAACAACTAACAACATGCAACCACAAACCCAAACAGAGCAACAAGGAATTCCTGATGGGATGACTGAACGTTTAAAAAAGTTAAAGGAGAACTATTTTAAGTGGAAGCCAAGTATCAGCATCCATCGTGCTCGTGCAATCACCGAGATTGCTAAAGAAAACCCAGGTATGCCAAAAATTTTATTAAGAGCTAAAAGTTTCCGTCACAGCTGCGAAACAGCACCTTTAGTTATTCAAGATGATGAGCTAATCGTAGGAGCACCTTGTGGAGCTCCTAGAGCAGGCGCATTTTCACCAGATATTGCGTGGCGCTGGTTGGAAAATGAGTTAGATACAGTATCGACACGTCCACAAGATCCTTTCTATCTTTCTGAAGAAGATAAAAAAGAGTTACAAGAAGACATTTTCCCGTTTTGGAAAGGTCAATCTGTTGATGAGTACTGTGAAGATCAATACCGTGAAGCTGGACTTTGGGAGCTGTCAGGAGAGTCTTTTGTTTCAGATTGTTCCTACCATCAATTAAATGGCGGTGGCGACTCTAACCCAGGGTATGACGTAATTTTAATGAAAAAAGGCATGATTGACATCCAAAATGAAGCAAAAGCCAAGTTAGAAGAATTAGAATACGAAAACCCTGAAGATATTGAAAAAATCTACTTCTATAAATCAATTATAGATACAACCGAAGGTGTTATGGCTTACGCTAGACGCATGTCAGATTACGCAGCGGAGCTTGCAGCCAAAGAAACCAACCCTAAACGTAAAGCAGAGTTACAGAAAATATCAGAAATTAACAGAAAAGTACCAGCTCACAAACCAGAAACATTCTGGGAAGCAGTTCAAGCTGTATGGACCATTGAATCTCTACTTGTTGTAGAGGAGAACCAAACAGGTATGTCCATAGGTCGTGTTGACCAATACATGTACCCATTTTTTAAAGCTGATATTGAAAATGGAAGAATGACTGAGTGTGAAGCATTTGAACTAGCTGGTTGTATGCTAATTAAAATGTCTGAGATGATGTGGCTTACCAGTCAGGAAGCTTCAGAGTTTTTTGCAGGCTATCAACCTTTTGTTAATATGTGTGTTGGTGGTGTGACCAGAGAAGGACTTGATGCTACTAACGATTTAACTTATCTTCTAATGGATGCTGTAAGGCATGTTAAAATTTATCAACCTACGCTGGCTACCCGTATCCATAGCCAATCACCTAAAAAGTATCTAAAGAAAATTGTAGACGTTGTTCGCTCTGGGATGGGCTTTCCAGCTTGTCACTTCGACGATGTTCACATAAAGATGATGTTAGCAAAGGGTGTTTCTATAGAAGATGCTCGTGACTACTGTCTAATGGGCTGCGTTGAGCCACAAAAGTCAGGTCGCTTATACCAATGGACATCTACAGCTTATACTCAATGGCCTATCGCCATAGAACTAGCTATGAACAATGGAGTGCCACAGTGGTATGGCAAAAAAGTCACCCCGGACTTTGGTGACGTAGACCAGTACAAAACTTATGAAGAGTTTGACAACGCTGTTAAAGAGCAAATCAAATATATTACCAAACTAACCAGCGTGGCAACTGTGATCTCGCAACGAGTTCATAGAGACCTTGCTCCTAAGCCGCTAATGTCGATAATGTACGAAGGTTGTATGGAAAACGGCAAGGATGTATCCTCTGGCGGAGCTATGTATAACTTCGGTCCTGGAGTTGTCTGGAGTGGACTAGCCACATACGTAGATTCAATGGCTGCCATTAAAAAGCTTGTATTCGATGAGAAAAAATACACTCTAAAACAGTTAAACGAAGCTTTAAAAGCTGATTTTGCAGGCTGCGAACAACTTAGAAACGATTGCTTAAAAGCGCCAAAGTATGGTAACGACGAAGACTATGCAGATCTAATCGCTGCTGACCTAGTTAACTTTACAGAGACAGAACACCGTAAATTTAGAACACTTTACTCTGTGTTATGTCATGGTACCCTGTCTATCTCTAACAACACACCATTTGGTCAGCTAACCGGTGCCACTGCAAACGGTAGAAAAGCTTGGGCTCCACTATCTGATGGAATTAGTCCTTCCCAAGGGGCAGACTTTAAAGGACCTACAGCTATAATCAAATCTGTTTCCAAAATGGCGTGCGACAGCATGAACCTAGGTATGGTTCACAACTTCAAGCTAATGAGTGGGCTTTTAGATACCCCAGAAGGCGAACAAGGAATCATCACACTGCTACGTACCGCTAACATGTTAGGTGTTGGAGAAATGCAGTTTAACTATCTAGATAACGAAACTCTAATAGCAGCTCAGAAAAACCCTGAGCAATATAGAGACCTAATAGTTAGGGTTGCTGGATATAGTGCATTCTTTGTTGAGCTTTGTAAAGACGTGCAAGATGAAATAATCAGTAGAACTGTGCTTGACAAGTTTTAG